The DNA window CCCTGGAAGTGGAATCGCGCGGTTTTAATCCACGCGATTACAACTCGAAAAAGACATTGGGAGAACTCAGACTCGATTTTCGACCAACAGATGACCTGACAATCATAGGATCAACGGGTTATACAAAAACAAGCGGTATTGAATTGACGGGTTTGGGCGCGGGCCAGGCAAAAGAATGGACCTATAATTTTTATCAAGGCCGCCTGCTCTATCGCGAGTGGTTTGCACAGGTCTTCTTCAACGCCAGTGATGCAGGCCAAACGAGAATGATCGCAGCCAACGACCCAATTGTAGATAATTCATATTTGATGGTCATGCAATTGCAGCACAGTGCCAATTTGGGACAAAAACAACACTTTGCTTATGGTGCTGATGTACTGCGAACCCGCCCCAAGACAGGGGGCACAATAAATGGCATGCATGAAGACATTGATAACATCGATGAATACGGGGTCTATCTGCAAAGTGAAACCAGCCTGAGTGATCAAATCGAACTGGTATTGGCCGGACGCATCGACAAACACAGCCATATCGAAGACCCGTTTTTTTCACCCCGCGCAGCGCTGGTCATTAAACCCAAGCCGCTCAACACCCTGCGATTGACATATAACCGCGCATTTAGTACCCCCTCAACCACCAACTTATTTTTGGACCGGATTGGCCTCCCCGATCCCTTTGGGTTCGGGGCATTGCAATCATCATTGGGATTTAGTCCAGCAATTGACGTTCGCGCGCAGGGCACCGCCGGTACCGGATTCACATTTCGCAGAGACGACAATGGCCTACCCATGTATCGAACGCCTTTCGCACCCATAGCGGGCTTGTCAAAAGATCACTACTTCTCTCTGCACAGTCCCCAGGGTACCAATTTAATGTGGGGCGCTGCCAGATCAATAATAATGGGTATCCTTTTGGCGGAACTGGAACCTCTCGCAACAGGACTTTTCGTCGAGCGGCTTGGGCTACCACAAGATCAAGCGGCTGCGGTAGCCGCACAACTGGTCGGAGACTTTCCCGGGATTATTCCAGAGCAACTGCCGGGCTTGCAAAATACGGCCGGCACACTGAATACGGCAACGGCGAGTTTTGATCCCGAGCCCAGCCTCGCCAATGCAGTGGCAGACATAAACAAAATCGAATCGACCATCTCGGAAACCTTTGAAGTGGGCTACAAAGGCGTCATCAATAACAAACTCATTTTGGCAGCCGATGTCTATCTGAGCAGAAAAAGAAATTTCACCAGCCCGTTGCGGATTGTAACACCCAGTGTATTTCTCGCACCCGGTCCCTTAAGCGAGGCTCTAACAGACGGAATTACCGAGAACTTAAAAGACCCCGCCAATGCAAGTCTCGCAATTGCCATCGGACTTTTAGATCAGCTCAACCTGCCGGATCTGGGCCTGGTAGGCAATGGCAATGGAACAGGCATAGATGAATTGACGCAGTTATTTGCATCCAACGCCGCGGGGATTCCCTTTGGCACCATATCTGCCGAACAGGCATCAGACCCCACTGCGGTAATGGTCGCATATCGCAATTTTGGTCGCATAACACTCTACGGTTCTGACCTGTCGTTTGCGTATTATCCAAACGAAATATGGACTTTTACCGGCAATTACTCCTACGTCAGCGATGATTGGTTCCCCAATTTAGACAACATCGGCGACATAGCCCTCAATGCTCCCAAACACAAATTTAACATCGGAGTCGATTGCCAATTGCCCAATACACCGCTCACCATTCGCGGGAAATTGAGCTATCGCGGGGGTTTCCCAATGCAATCGGGTGTATATGTCGGCGATGTAGATGCTTATACTGTTTTGGACCTGAATGCCGCATATCAGTTGCCACTCTCAAATGATCAATTCAAGATCACATGGAATGTGGAAGCCAGCAATGTGTTAAACCGGGAATACCGATCATTTATCGGTGCGCCATTTATTGGACGCCTGGTCTTAACCGGCCTGAATATCAGGTTCTAAATCTATCTCTCTCCCATCTAAAAAATCTGGACTATTGCGGTAAGGAGAGTGTAATGCGCGTATTGTATATCCTTACTTTCGTACTGTGGAATGCTTACTCGGTCGTAGCTCAGGATTTCGGCAACTTGACGGGCAAAGTGGAAACCGAGGACGGAGAAGCATTATTCGCGGCCAATATCGTAGTCAAAGGACCGGCTCTTGAAGGTACCCGGGGCGCAATCACCAACGAACGAGGTAGCTATCGCATCGACAACTTGCCGCCGGGTACTTACGAAATCACCATCAGTCATATCGGCTATGAAACGGTGGTTGTATCGACTATAGAAATCCGCGCAGGCGAAAGTATAACGCGAGACTTTACCCTGACCGCCGTAGCCCTCATCGGTCAACAAGTGGTCGTATCGGCATCGCGCAAACAGGAAAAAGCCCTGGACGCGCCTGCTTCAATTTCAATAGTCGATGCATCTGAAATCAGAAATCGGGAAGTCTTGACCATGAGTGAATACGTCAAGACCCTGCCCGGTGTTGACTATGCTCAAACGGGCATATCGCAAGGCAGCATGGTCGTTCGCGGATTCAACAGTGTATTTTCTGGCACATTGCTCACACTCGTTGACAACCGCATTGCCCGTATCCCCTCTCTGCGCCTCAACGCTTATGATTTGATCCCCCTTACCAGTGACGACATTGAACGCATCGAAATCGTTCTGGGACCCGGGTCTGCGCTTTACGGTCCCAACAGTGCCAATGGCGTCATGCACATTATCACCCGCTCGCCATTTGGATCGGAAGGCAATACAATTTCCATATCCGGCGGCCAGCGCAGTGTGCGAAAATTATCGCTGCGGCACGCCAGCAGCCTCAACAACAAGATCGGGATCAAAGTTTCGGGTGGATATGTTGCAACCCATGACTGGGAATATGTCGATCCCCTGGAAGTGGAAGCACGCGGTTTTAATCCACGCGATTACAGCACAGAAAGGACAAATGGAGAATTCAGGCTCGATTTCCGCCCAACAGATGAGTTGACACTGATAGGGTCGGTGGGCTATTCAAAAATGAGCGGCCTTCAACAGACGGATTTGGGTGCGGGCCAGGCAAAAGACTGGACCTATAATTTTTATCAAGGTCGCCTGCTCTATCGCGGGTGGTTCGCACAAGTCTTCTACAACACCAGTGATGCTGGTGACACGGAACTCATCACAGCCGGTGACCCAATTGTAGATAACTCGCATTTGATGGTCCTGCAATTGCAACACAATGCCAGTTTGGGCCAGAAACAACACTTAGCTTATGGCGCTGATGTACTGCTCACCCGGCCCAAAACACAGGGCACAGTACACGGCATGCATGAAGGCATTGACGACATCGATGAATACGGGATCTACCTGCAAAGCGAAACCAACCTGAGCGATCAAATCGATCTGATATTGGCCGGACGCATCGACAAGCACAGCCATATCGAAGATCCGTTCTTCTCTCCCCGCGCAGCACTGGTCATCAAACCCAACTCTCTCAACACCCTGCGATTGACGTATAACCGCGCATTTAGCACGCCCTCAACCCCAGACTTATTTGTAGATCGGGTTGGCGTCCCCGATGTCTTTATGCTGGGAACAAATTTCAGTCCGGTATTGGGATTTAGTCCAGCAATTGACCTTCGCGCACAGGGTAATGCTGGCACGGGGTTCACATTTCGCAGAGACGACAATGGGCTACCCATGTATCGAACGCCCTTTGCGCCCATAGCGGGCTTGCCAAAAGATCACTACTTCTCTCTGCACGATCCCCAGGCTACCAATCTGATGTGGAGCGCTGCCAGAGGAGTAATACTGGACGGCCTATTGGCACAATTTGAACCTCTGGCAATAGAGCTTCTCGCAGACGGGCTTGGGCTATCACCAGATCAGGCTACTGCAATGATCGAACAACTCGTCGGGATATTTCCCGGAGTTATTCCAGAACAACTACCGGGCTTGCAAAATACAGCTGCGACACTGAATGCAGAAACGCAGGGATTCGATCCCATATCCGACCTCGCCAATGCGGTGACAGACATAAGCAAAATCGGATCAACCACCACAGAAACCTTTGAATTGGGATACAAAGGCATCGTCAAAAACAAACTCATTCTGGCAGCCGATGTCTATCAGACCAGAATCAAAAATTTTGTCAGCCCATTGCGAATTGAAACGCCCAACGTATTTCTCGCACCCGGTCCCTTGAACGAGGCTCTAACAGACGCGATTACCGAAAACTTGAAAGACCCCGCCAATGCAAGCCTTGCACTCGTCCTTATTTTTTTAGATCATCTCAACGAGCCAGAATTCGGGTTGGTTGGCAATGGCAATGGGACAGGCATAGATGAATTGACGCAGTTATTTGTATCCAACGCCGCGCTGATCCCTTTTGGCACCATAGCACCCGAACAGGCAGCAGACCCCACCGCAGTAATAGTCACACCTCGCAATTTTGGTCGCATAACGCTCTACGGTGCTGACCTATCATTTGCGTATTATCCAAACGAAATATGGGCTTTTACCGGCAATTACTCCTACGTCAGCAAGGACTTGTTCCCCAATTTAGACAACATCGGCGACATTGCCCTCAATGCCCCCCGGCACAAATTTAACATCGGTATCGATTGTCAACTGCCCAATACACCACTTATTATTAGTGGGAAATTGCGCTATCGCGGTGGTTTCCCCATGCAATCGGGTATATATGTCGGCAAGGTAGATTCTCATACTGTTTTGGATTTGAATTTGACCTATCAATTGCCACTTTCAAATGACCGCTTCACGACCTCCTTAAATCTGAATGCCAGCAATTTGCTAAACCAGGGATATCGATCATTTGTCGGTTCGCCGTGGATCGGACGCCTGATTACGAGCAGCTTACACGTTCGGTTCTAATATTTCCCTTATGCCAAAAAAATCCGAATCATTGCGATCCGGATTTTTTTATTTTCAGCGATCTACCCAGGCGGCTGATACGGCCGGGATTCTGGATCGCGTTCGGGAAGTCCCAAACTGTCCCAAAAAATTGTGTGATCAAATGGCGTGAGGCGAAAATCCGGAATGGGAACTGGCGCACCGCCCAACTCAGCAGATTTATTTGCCAGAATACCCGGCAAGCAGTACTCAATGGCGCGATACACATCAATCGGCGCCGGCTTGCCAGCGAGAATAGACTGTGTAAAATGTCGGGCGAGCTTTAAGTCCGCACCGCCGTGCCCTGCAGAAGTATCATCGCCATGTGCGCCAAGACCAACGGGCAAAACCTCCCAACCACTGCGATGATCAGCCCCTCGGGAAAAGCGACGAGCGTGTTTTTCATAGCTAAACCACTCGGCACCGCCCTCAACGCCAAAAATGCGATATCGGTGTTCAGAAGGCCGGGCTGTATTCAGCGTAACCATAATTTTAATAAGCGCGCCCTTTGCTGTTTCGAACACCGCGATCTGACCATCGGAACGCAGGGGCGCGTCGGCACTTCGGAACGGAGCGCTACGGCAAGAAACAGAAACACAGCGGTCGTCAATTACTTCGAGCAATGGCCCCAGGTCATGCGTCAGGTATTGAATAGGCGGTTGATCGGCGCGCCAGATCGGCATTGCATCCTCATAACCGACTGCTCGCGCTCGAGTCGGCGTATGCCGCGAACTATCCGGTCGAAAAAGCGTAGCCGGCAAATGGTGAATATATTCGCCTTCGGCAATGGAAATCGGACCAAAGCGATCTTCGGCAACCCACTTGCGAAAATAGCGAAAAAAATCCCAATAACAGGTATTTTCTCCCAGCATATAGGTTTTGCCTGTGTACTCAACGGTCTGCCGCAAATTCATACACTCTTCCTGCGTATAAGCCCCCGGCACCTCAGAAAGCACATGACAACCCGCGCGCATCGCCTCACATCCGTGTTCCACCTGCAATTTCCCATTCGTCGCAACCACAACAGCATCGGGCTTGAGATCGAGCAAATCGTCAAACTCGGGCAAAATTGAAGCCGAAGCACCAACCGATGCTAGATGTTGCTCGGCGCGTTCTCTCAAACGCGGAAAGCGATCGCAAGCACCAATAACCTCAGCCTCTTCCAGAGCGAGAAAATTTCTAAAATGCGTAAAACCGCGACCAAGACCCAGAATACCTACTTTGAGTTTATCCATAATTAACCTCCCAATCAAACAGATACAATCCGGATATCAACCTCAAATACACTCACGGGATAATTAATACCCCAGACTTCGAGAACGCTGGGATGAATCTCACCAATAAGCCCGTAAACGCGCTCGCCCGTGCGGATCTCACCACTGCGCCCGGGCAAAAATGTGGGATGATCAATCGGCGCAATCGCGTATTCAAAATTAAAATAATAGGACAACACCTCCAGATAGCTCTGAACACCGGACAAATTGGCTTCGTCACTCGCTTCGAGCGCGCAAAGATGGATATCTGTGCGCGTACCGTAATTTTCCCCCGGATCGAGAACCCCCACCTCACCCACTTCAAAAATCCGATGCGGGTACAGCGCGCGACGGCTTGTAGCTTCGGTCTTGAGCAAACCGGGCAACAACGACCCTCGAATCGCACTGTAATTTTCGGACATAGGATTTGAAATCGAAATAATCCGTGCATCTGGATTATTCATATCCACGGTCTGTTCTTTTTCAGAACACAGAATCGGCAAAAAAACCTCTTGAAATCCACTTCCAACCATGAGATTGCGAAATCGGTCAGCAAGATCCTCTTCTGGCGCGGCTTTGCCAACCGTAAAATCCCGGGGCATCTCGGGATCAAAAGCCTCGTACCCCACGCCGATCACAACATCTTCCACAACATCCACGGGATGCAAAATATCGTCGCGATAAGGCGCAGGACGCGCATTGACACTCCGCTCTCGCACATCAATATCCCGATAACCCATCGCGTTGAGCGCAGTCTGAATCTGCCCCATCGAAACATGTGACCCAACCACTTTGTAAATCTCATCTACATCGACCTCCAACGGCTCGGTCAGATCATAAGGACACGTCAGCACTCGTCCCCTCGGCGTCTGGTATGGATAGCGCACCGTCACGGGATAAATGCGACCGCCCCGATCAGCCATATTGACCGCCATAATCGCCATAGACAAAAGAATAGCGTCGAGTTCAGGACCCGTCGCCTCGCAAAACAAAAACGTATCCCCCACCTCAACGCGCCCCAGGCTCTGGCTATTAATCACAGGAGGCATGGACAGAACCTCGCCGCGCGAATCGCGGATCAGCGGAAACTTATCCTTCCCTTCGAGAAGATGTGCATACGTTCTGCCCGTGGGATGATCGGACAAAATCTGTCGCAAAGACATCTCAGACTCAAACTCCAGAGGAACAAAAGCCGTCGCATCGGGATCAACCGCATCGTATCGCACCGGATACACAATATCGGACGCATCGTAAATCCCAATCGCAACAACGCTGCGACCGCGCCCATACCCATCGGCGAGTTTTTCCTGCGCCTCGATAAGCGCATCCAGTGCCGCTTCGTCAATCGCAATACCCTCACATGCAAAAGCGGCAATATAGGGACGAACATCTCGCAACGCGGGATCGACAATAACTTCCCTTTCCTCCGACACACCAGACGCATCAAAAAAAGGATAATCGGGTTGAACATTCTCCCGATGACTTTTGAGCAACCGCGCAAGCCCCTCTGCCGACCACAAATCGGGGCGATTGGTATCCTTGAGCTGAATGCGAAGCGTATCGCCCTCTTCAGCATCGATCTCGGCCTTCGCCGTCTCAAGCGCAGCACTCAGACTCTCCGAAGAATAAGCCTGCTCTGCGAGACGTTCAAAATCGGGTTTATTAACTGTAATCGTTGGCATTTTTACTCCTACCGCGTATTCCTGACCAG is part of the Gemmatimonadota bacterium genome and encodes:
- a CDS encoding TonB-dependent receptor translates to MRALCVILFALWSTYPVIAQEMGSLTGKVEDETGEALFAANVVVKGPAIEGIRGVITNEQGTYRIDRLPPGIYEITISYIGYETTVVSGVEIRAGENITRDFTLTAVALIGQQVVVSASRKQEKALDAPASIAMIDAAEIRDRGVLSPTEHIKTLPGVDFSKTGISQSNVVVRGFNNVFSGALLTLVDNRIARVPSLRFNAFDMIPITGDDIERIEVVLGPGSALYGPNTSSGVMHIITRSPFGSEGNTISISGGERSVRRLSLRHASSLNDKIGIKISVGQSSAHDWEYIDPLEVESRGFNPRDYNSKKTLGELRLDFRPTDDLTIIGSTGYTKTSGIELTGLGAGQAKEWTYNFYQGRLLYREWFAQVFFNASDAGQTRMIAANDPIVDNSYLMVMQLQHSANLGQKQHFAYGADVLRTRPKTGGTINGMHEDIDNIDEYGVYLQSETSLSDQIELVLAGRIDKHSHIEDPFFSPRAALVIKPKPLNTLRLTYNRAFSTPSTTNLFLDRIGLPDPFGFGALQSSLGFSPAIDVRAQGTAGTGFTFRRDDNGLPMYRTPFAPIAGLSKDHYFSLHSPQGTNLMWGAARSIIMGILLAELEPLATGLFVERLGLPQDQAAAVAAQLVGDFPGIIPEQLPGLQNTAGTLNTATASFDPEPSLANAVADINKIESTISETFEVGYKGVINNKLILAADVYLSRKRNFTSPLRIVTPSVFLAPGPLSEALTDGITENLKDPANASLAIAIGLLDQLNLPDLGLVGNGNGTGIDELTQLFASNAAGIPFGTISAEQASDPTAVMVAYRNFGRITLYGSDLSFAYYPNEIWTFTGNYSYVSDDWFPNLDNIGDIALNAPKHKFNIGVDCQLPNTPLTIRGKLSYRGGFPMQSGVYVGDVDAYTVLDLNAAYQLPLSNDQFKITWNVEASNVLNREYRSFIGAPFIGRLVLTGLNIRF
- a CDS encoding TonB-dependent receptor, producing the protein MRVLYILTFVLWNAYSVVAQDFGNLTGKVETEDGEALFAANIVVKGPALEGTRGAITNERGSYRIDNLPPGTYEITISHIGYETVVVSTIEIRAGESITRDFTLTAVALIGQQVVVSASRKQEKALDAPASISIVDASEIRNREVLTMSEYVKTLPGVDYAQTGISQGSMVVRGFNSVFSGTLLTLVDNRIARIPSLRLNAYDLIPLTSDDIERIEIVLGPGSALYGPNSANGVMHIITRSPFGSEGNTISISGGQRSVRKLSLRHASSLNNKIGIKVSGGYVATHDWEYVDPLEVEARGFNPRDYSTERTNGEFRLDFRPTDELTLIGSVGYSKMSGLQQTDLGAGQAKDWTYNFYQGRLLYRGWFAQVFYNTSDAGDTELITAGDPIVDNSHLMVLQLQHNASLGQKQHLAYGADVLLTRPKTQGTVHGMHEGIDDIDEYGIYLQSETNLSDQIDLILAGRIDKHSHIEDPFFSPRAALVIKPNSLNTLRLTYNRAFSTPSTPDLFVDRVGVPDVFMLGTNFSPVLGFSPAIDLRAQGNAGTGFTFRRDDNGLPMYRTPFAPIAGLPKDHYFSLHDPQATNLMWSAARGVILDGLLAQFEPLAIELLADGLGLSPDQATAMIEQLVGIFPGVIPEQLPGLQNTAATLNAETQGFDPISDLANAVTDISKIGSTTTETFELGYKGIVKNKLILAADVYQTRIKNFVSPLRIETPNVFLAPGPLNEALTDAITENLKDPANASLALVLIFLDHLNEPEFGLVGNGNGTGIDELTQLFVSNAALIPFGTIAPEQAADPTAVIVTPRNFGRITLYGADLSFAYYPNEIWAFTGNYSYVSKDLFPNLDNIGDIALNAPRHKFNIGIDCQLPNTPLIISGKLRYRGGFPMQSGIYVGKVDSHTVLDLNLTYQLPLSNDRFTTSLNLNASNLLNQGYRSFVGSPWIGRLITSSLHVRF
- a CDS encoding Gfo/Idh/MocA family oxidoreductase yields the protein MDKLKVGILGLGRGFTHFRNFLALEEAEVIGACDRFPRLRERAEQHLASVGASASILPEFDDLLDLKPDAVVVATNGKLQVEHGCEAMRAGCHVLSEVPGAYTQEECMNLRQTVEYTGKTYMLGENTCYWDFFRYFRKWVAEDRFGPISIAEGEYIHHLPATLFRPDSSRHTPTRARAVGYEDAMPIWRADQPPIQYLTHDLGPLLEVIDDRCVSVSCRSAPFRSADAPLRSDGQIAVFETAKGALIKIMVTLNTARPSEHRYRIFGVEGGAEWFSYEKHARRFSRGADHRSGWEVLPVGLGAHGDDTSAGHGGADLKLARHFTQSILAGKPAPIDVYRAIEYCLPGILANKSAELGGAPVPIPDFRLTPFDHTIFWDSLGLPERDPESRPYQPPG
- the pheT gene encoding phenylalanine--tRNA ligase subunit beta, which translates into the protein MPTITVNKPDFERLAEQAYSSESLSAALETAKAEIDAEEGDTLRIQLKDTNRPDLWSAEGLARLLKSHRENVQPDYPFFDASGVSEEREVIVDPALRDVRPYIAAFACEGIAIDEAALDALIEAQEKLADGYGRGRSVVAIGIYDASDIVYPVRYDAVDPDATAFVPLEFESEMSLRQILSDHPTGRTYAHLLEGKDKFPLIRDSRGEVLSMPPVINSQSLGRVEVGDTFLFCEATGPELDAILLSMAIMAVNMADRGGRIYPVTVRYPYQTPRGRVLTCPYDLTEPLEVDVDEIYKVVGSHVSMGQIQTALNAMGYRDIDVRERSVNARPAPYRDDILHPVDVVEDVVIGVGYEAFDPEMPRDFTVGKAAPEEDLADRFRNLMVGSGFQEVFLPILCSEKEQTVDMNNPDARIISISNPMSENYSAIRGSLLPGLLKTEATSRRALYPHRIFEVGEVGVLDPGENYGTRTDIHLCALEASDEANLSGVQSYLEVLSYYFNFEYAIAPIDHPTFLPGRSGEIRTGERVYGLIGEIHPSVLEVWGINYPVSVFEVDIRIVSV